In Miscanthus floridulus cultivar M001 chromosome 8, ASM1932011v1, whole genome shotgun sequence, the sequence ccgcctgaaaaaaagagaaagagatgaataagatagcccatgttctcttgcaaatatttccaagtttaaaagagagataagttttcaaggagcatagtagaattaggttatccACAACTGTCGAGGAAATCTAgtcggtagtctaccgaggggtatgcccatgataaTACATGAATCAGTGGAGGTGCGCGAGACACGAACTAGATGGTGATATAgaacgcagagacaacgatttagacaagttcaggctgtcagcttgacgtaataccctacgtcctatgtctttggtggctTGTATCTTGATATGAGGTGAAAACGAGGGGGGTCACTACCAGCCTTATATAGCTTGGAGCGTAGGGTTGTAGGTTGATTGAATCTAGTCCTGATCGGTTACAAGATatctatttacaaggaatacaacATCTTTAGCATATCCGATCAGATTGTCCTTGATCGCCAAGGATCTCCAtgtagccttgcgaggcacggtGACCTGTGCTGTGCTCCTCATGGCAtaatcttatgggctaggcctcccctagcggcttGGCCCATCTGCAGCCCTAGGGGTATCCAGGgttatacccccatagctagtccctgagcaccttaTATCCGCTGAGCAACACCGTGTCGAGCTAGTCCGAGCTGTCCAACTTGTTGCTGAGCACTTAGAACAGGCTGCCGACCAATTTAACTAGGAGCCAAGCTATTGAAACAAGCGTCCAAGCTGTTGAACACATCATCCGAGCTATTGAACATGTCGTCTAAGCTATTGAAGTAGATGCTCGAACAGTTCAAATGGTTGTTGAAACTAGACTCACTAGAAGTTGCCAGAAGGATGTGGGGAGCTCAAGCAAATTTTTTTGAAGtctccaccttaggtgaagtgtgcccacttagcttTCGGGCAGCGAAGTTGGACGCTTAGCGTCCCCGACTTAGTCGGCATAGAGGAACTTCATCCCTCAAGAGCGAAGAGAGATGCTTAGCATCCATGCCTTAGGCGTAAATGACTCTTAGAGCCAAACTAAGGGCTTGAACAATTGCAGATTATGACTTAGTCATTTTTTAACAGAGCTGGGTCCTAGAAATAAGCACATTcatcacaaggtgaagtgtgcctagttagtccccgagcctgacagtaggtgaagtattcatgtggtgccagggtcaaaattTGTAGACTCCATATGTCAAACCAGTCCCCAGCTTAGATAGAAactagtccccagcttagctgagaaAAATCAGTATAGTCATCGATAGATGACGTGTACCCACATAGTCCCTGAGACCGCTGGAAGATTGTGAAGAAATCTTGTAGCATGATCTTAAAGATAAAATCACACTTTGAAATTCCCAAACAAATCGATGAAATAGTGCTTATCACTTAAATCTGTTTTGGTGGCCTACGTGCAGCATGGTTTTAGTTGTGAATACTCTAGGCCCATTTATCGGCCTAGCAAGGTGCGTGGAGATTTTGGAAGTGGGAATGGCGCTGTGGTCGtgatttcccaaaaacccttgaaggCAAAGAGTCAGGGGTCGAACCGTTATAAGGCGCCGCGGCCACGACACACACtccccatcatttcttcatcgcatcgtcttcttcctcgctcaTCTCGCCTCCACATCGCAAAACTGCTCCGCCATTAGGGCTATTCCAAACATGGAAGCCACCCCTTTCTTCCCTAGATCTACTTGATGGCGCCAAAGAGGAACCATGGGAGCTCAAGGGTGGCGGCGCGCTGTTGGTATCTATTAACTTGccacttgttttaatagccacctattaattacctacatctcctaatattactttactaggttgtcacccctagtgatggtgccagagatgtttGTTGGTGctacctagcatcactactagaatgatactaagtagttctttatcatcttatgtgactagaaaatgaaaaaggatctgcaagcgcacagataatataccattatagcactttacccgagagtattctaggtatcgttatttatatttttatcacaggaaaggtctagcatggataagtattaataacttatactattgatggagaagtaaaccataaccaatattctactcataacaggggtaaattataggataagatatatatgataagtattaatcaataataatgataaatcactcagagtactcctttctatggtattagcatggtcgggtagaatattagagaaataattcctaagtcatccttaattataagtcaaagcatacattgattagtgcaattacacctagtaatcatggctaagatcatcttcatatatacacataagggatattactagggaagagtaagaacagagcttatcttccttcgtaatCAGATCCTACATGCTACCTatatcggggagtggactacaaaggactcaacgggagtgttacgtccgtgatctaccacatgacccagaatatagggtgtattcgtaggtaaacaatatataagcaccacgcttacacaatgtcgaccacccacccatgataccttagagtgagcgctatacgaacttatgcatgaacatgatgataatccaactatactaagcatataatcaaagtagacgatgaacattataatgaagaacatgaataagatgaatactaatgttgtcataacaattgtagcaagcatataaaaataatggagatacaaaagagagaggggtacaaagattataccaaaccacgctcttgacacgatcggatagtgatgctagtgtcCATTTTGCGGTGGATAAGcacgattaaatctgacatgtaggtccaccttgatggttttctagataaaccctacagaaatcatagattcaccaaaactcatggaatttgttagtttaaacccctagacctttgttggtgatctcaattgtgctcttatatatgttttattaacggtttataatggttgttaactaccatcaacaaactcctctaagcttaacctttgctagtcccttagcaaagctaaactcggTAAATGGATCAAGAGTTACGTCAATGCTTTCATTCCTCAAAAGTACAAGAATTCTTCTCCAGCTTaaaataaaccgatctgacttttaaacttacccatattaccttcaactgtggggctccttagccttcacttgggtcttgagtaattgaaagacaaaataatcaagtcaagcactatatctcaagttctttgttcaaccattattctagagtttttataggttttcaaaataaaactcagagtttctattgtatgacactctcaagtctctcaatatatatggtatttgtggacCCTCACCAAGACAATAATGCGTCGATGCAGCAACAACAGCAGAAATCGATGCTGACGGAGGGGATGCGCGATGAGTTCGGGGTCTGGCACGTTTGTTTGTCGATGCACTCATCCTAGGATGAGCTAGAGCAGGCGCTTGGGATCCTCAAGCCCAAATGGGTCATCTCCACCATGCTGCCATGCATGGCAGTGGACCTCAGCTATGCTAGGAAGCACTACTCCCTGTCTCGGTTTGGCCCTGATGATCCCCTCTAGATGTTGCTCGAGATACCTGATGGAATGTCTACTATCATCGGCTCACCGTAGGTAGTGTTGCTGATAGCATAAGTTGTCGAGAAGAGTGACCAATTGTTTAGTTCTTGTGTTCATGAGTATGCCTCTGATGATGATAGCCAGGTAGTAGAGGAGGTTGCAGAAGCAGCAGCGGTTGATTTTGAGATCAGAGTTGAGCCGCCTGTCACGCTTTTTGGAAGTGCATGGTTCGAATTACCACAACATGAACCTGAACTGTGGAACTATGAGTATGAGAGTGTTGAGATCATTTTGTGATGTGCTTGAAGTCAATGATTCTGCCGCTGAACCTAGCTTTTGTAGCAATAACAAGCCTATTGAAGTAGTTGAGTTAACTGAAGCTGCAACAAAGGAGCAGAATTTAGTTTCTGAATCTGGGTTTTGTAGCAATAGCAAGCCTATTGAAGTAGTTGGGTTAACTGAAACTGCAACAAAGGAGCAGAGTTCAGACTATGAATCTGAGTTGTTGAAGGACAACAAATCTGATGATCGAGTAGAAGTAGTTGATTTAACTAAACATGGAAGGAAATATCTGAATTTGAGGGCAGAGAGTGAACAAAGTAAAGATGACAAAGGGAATGGAGAGTCTGAATCGGGGGCTCAAGAACAGAATCTGAATGTTCATGCTCGTTTGATGGAAGTTTGCAGGCATAAGGTGACTAGCAAAGGTAAAGACAGAATGGAAGTGACTAAATCGATCTCAGCTATGCATGTTACAGTTCTAGCTACCGAGGAGGACACCATTATTACATCATCAGGAATTAAGAAGAACTCAGATCGGTACTCTAAACTCTGCCTATGGTGgagcgcctttggtgtcccagcatagcaggtcccaagccctggtaaaggaggagggttgtgttaggcgcggtaagccaatgtaaaaacttagccactttaattgagatgaaacccaaaagaatcctGTTGGGGGAGTAACCCTTTTAGCGACACGTCATGTCaaaacccgggtatggtgttaaatgagcaagggtcagATCATCACCCCCATGACGCACCATATCGCGATATGGACGCAGTGTCAAGTGAGTAAGGATCGGGTCGTCTCATCCTTAGTGGTGTGCCACATCGGTGCCTGGGTGTGGTgtaaaatgagcaagggtcttcacacctacctcgACAGGTGAGAAGGGcaaggaagctagtcgagccaactaggatcTGTTTAGGTAGCTGAAATGTAGAGTCCCTTATAGATAAGTTAAGAGAATTCATGGACACAATGGTTAAGAGGCATGTAAATATCTTATGTGTCCAAGAGACTAAATAGAAGGggtagaaggcgaaggaggtggacaatactggcttcaagctttggtacacagggacaacttcaaataaaaatggagtaggagttttgattgataagagactcaaggatggtgtggtgaaggtgagaaggcaaggagatagaattatcttagttaaacttgtcattagtgatatggtcttaaacgtaattagtgcgtatgcccccaagtaggccatgatgagagtgctaagtgGCTTTTCTAGAAAGACTTAGATCTCTTAGTTAGAGCTGTTCCTAGTAacgagaagctctttataggaggtgatcttaatgactatgtaggtacatcaagtgtaGGTTTCGAAGAGGTTTATGGGGGTTTCAGATATGatagtaggaaccaggagggagaggaaatcttagacttcgccatagcttttgatctgatgataactgaCACTTTCTTATATAAGAGACAGTTctatttagtgacctttagtagcggtcagtactctagtcaaattgattttgtccttacaagaaggagggataaacgaacatgcatggactgtaaggtgataccttGAGAATGTATGGTCGCTCAATACAAGCTGGTGGCggctgacttccgctttctggtgTAAGCTcatgggaacaaacaagctagggttgctagaataaagtggtggaaattagaaggggagacatcaaaggtctttaaggaaaagtCCATTGAAGAGGGCCATTGGAATGATGAAGACGAcacaaacaacatgtgggagaagatggcaatatgcgttcggaaggttgcttcagtggtgcttggagtgaccaaagggagcggatgaGATTCGAAAGACACTTGgcggtggaatgaagatgtgcaaaaggctattaaggaaaaggagtgctataagcgcttgtatcatgacaggtgtgcaaacaacatagagaagtacaaggtgacaaagaagactacaaaatGAGcagtgagtgaggcaaagggacgggcctatgaggacctttaccgacgtttgagtacaaaggaaaaagagaaggacatttataggatggctagggctcgtgATGAGAAGAcaaggacttcaaccaagtcaagtgcataaaggatgagagggagcagctcttggtgaaggaggataagatcagacatagatggcaagagtattttgataaaattGTTCAATGGTGGAAACGAGAACACTaccgttcagctggacgactTGTTTGATGATACTAACAGGTTTTTTGTGCGGATGATTCAAGAATTGGAGGttagagaagccttgaaaaggatgaaagggggcaaagcgatgggccctgatggtatcccaatcaaggtctggagatgtctcggggatatagctatagtatggctaaccaagatattcaacaatatctttcgaccgaataagatgcctgaggagtggagaaaaagcatattggtaccaatctacaagaacaaaggtaatatccaaagttgtactaattatcgtggaattaagttgatgagccacactatgaagttatgggagagagtcatcgagtaGCGCCTacgaggaacgacgcagatatcaacaaaccaatttggtttcatgcccgaaaggtcaaccacagaagcaatcttcttaataagacaggttatgtagcggtttagagagcagaagaaggaccttcacttggttttcattgacttggagaaggcttctaataagataccaagaaatattatgtggtgatctttggacaaacataaagtcccatcaaagtacgtgaccctcatcaaggacatgtacaataatgctgtgactagtgttcgaacaaatgatggtaacacagattactttctGATTAAAGTTGGACTTCATCAATgatcagccttaagcccgtatctctttgccttggtaatggatgaggttatcaGGAACAtataaggggatatcccttggtgtatgttgttcgctgatgatgtagtgttagtggacgaaagtcaggcgggagtaaatagaaaactagagttaTGACGGTAGACctttgagtctaaaggttttagattgagcagaactaaaaccgaatacatgagatgcgactttggcagagttgtacatgaggagggagatgtgagtttggaaggtcaagtagtgccaaGAAGAAtatctttcggtatctgggatcgatgctacagatgGATGTGGATATTGATACaaacgttagccatagaatcaaagcagggtggatcaaatGGTGAcgagcttctggcattctctgtgacaagagggtaccacaaaagctaaaagacaagttctatagaacgacgattagaccggctatgttgtatgaagcagaatgttggcctacaaaaattcaacatgttcaacaactgagtgttgcagaaatgcgtatgttgcgatagatttacggtcacacaagaatggaccgagttcggaacgatgatatacatgatcggctagaggtagcaccaattaaagaaaagcttgtccaacatcggttgatgtGGTTTGGTCATATCCAAATAAGACCTCCAAAGGCATCAGTGCATTgtagagtcctaagccaagctaataatgtaaggagaggtagaggaagaacgaaattgacataggggagacaataaaaagatatttgaaagcttaagatatacctagagatctatgtttgaataggagtgtttgaaaagcagctattgaagtatATGACTTAGGGttaaaagcagctattgaagtatATGACTTAGGGTTATCGGTgaatttcaactctagcctacccaacttatttggcactgaaaggctatgagcctgttcgctggttggtttctggattgATAAGCCCGACTggtactggtttgttgtgagaaaaaaacactattaACAGGCTAATAAGCCCTagctgaaaccaacgagcgaaccgTCTATACGTCGTGGTCGTGGTCATcgtctcgtcgtcgtcgtcgtctgatCGGTACTCTGAAAGGGCGAGCGATTCTTCAACCGTTGTCGGATCATCAAAGGGCCTTAATGCGAACCTGAGGAGGCTGTACAGGTCGATGAACGTGCCGGTTCCGCGGCCCCTGCCATCTCGTGTTGCGCTCATGGCGGCTTCCAAGCGACCCAGAGTTTCTCAGACTGTGCAGCTGTAGGCTTCTAGCAGTTTTCAGTCTTCTGTTGCGGTAAAATGAAACCCAGTTCTCTGTTGCACCTGTATTGCTAGTTTGTGCATTGTGGCTCAAAAATGAATTCAGATTGATTTGTTCTGTGAAGAGTCAAATTGGGGATCTCAATCATTCTGAATGTGTTATTTTCCTTCAATTTTTCTCTGTTGTACCTGTGCTGCTGCTTGCCATTTCTCTGTTAACAAAAACCAAGGGAAAAACTTAACATCTTTTTTCAGGAATGAAAAACCTTTTTTTATAAGAAACTGCTTCGATTAAATCAAGAACATCTTATATGCAGTAAGAGACCATTGTCCCAGTGCACACAGACTGCAGGGGTTGTATTACAGGGCATGATTGCCTATGATTGAGCAAGGTTTGAGCAAACAAAAAGAGGAAAAATTACTAGAAAGGGTCCTAGCTTGAGTTGCTAGAGAATGGGAAGTGATATTTTGACTTCAGTGATTTTTGTAAACCTGATGTTCCACTTCTCTGTTGTTGCTCTTGAACTCTGTTAAGAGAGATTTCAGAGTCCAGTCTTGTAGTCCTGATGGAGAGTGACCTGACAGCATGTTAACGAGATAGCTGTTGTAGTGTTCAGCAGAGCCTTTAACAAGTCTAATTATGCAAGGCAAAGGTCAtgtcctttttaaaaaaaaagagcagTAGAGTAGGCTTATTTGAATGGATTTTGAATATCAACTTTGTGGCACCTAAAAAGAACTCAAGTCTGACAGAAACATTCAGAGATGAGAGATTGCCTGGATGGATTCCTACCAGTTCCAGGATGCAAATCAGGGGGCAATTTGCAAAATCTTGGACTGGGATATTTGCAAACTGTCTGCTCCGTTAGGTCAAGAAATGTGCGGCCCAGATTGATGGATATTTGCAGATTAGTCCACACGAGAGGAGGAAAGACTGGAAGAGAAGGCGTGCACGCTTGCGGCGGCCAAAACCCCAAGAGAATCCAGTTCCATTCCATTCGCCGAGAAGGGtaggaaaaaaaaaaaggaaatcgatggcggcggccggcggcgagaaCAGCGGCGCGGGCGAGGGCGAGTTCTACCTGCGGTACTACGTGGGGCACAAGGGCAAGTTCGGGCACGAGTTCCTCGAGTTCGAGTTCCGCCCCGACGGCAAGCTCCGCTACGCCAACAACTCCAACTACAAGAACGACACTATGATCCGCAAGGAGGTCTTCGTCTCCTCCTCCGTCCTCCGCGAGGCCAGGAGGATCATCCAGGAGTCCGATGTATGTTGGCGCTCCCTTtgtttctttcttgttcattcatCAGCGATTGGATTCTCGGTCTCTCGCGAAGACCTAGCTAGGGTTTGAGACTGAAGAGCGGATTTAttttttgattgattggttggttGTTCCCAACCCCCGCCGCAGATCATGAAGGAGGACGACAGCAACTGGCCGGAGCCTGACCGCATCGGCCGCCAGGAGCTCGAGATCGTTATGGGCAACGAGCACATTTCATTCACCACTTCCAAGATCGGCTCCCTCGTCGATGTCCAGTCCAGCAAGGACCCGGAGGGCCTTCGGATCTTCTACTACCTGGTCCAGGTTCGCCCTCAACCCCCGATTCCGCCCACAAATACCGACATTGTTTGTTCACTGTGGCCTTCCAGGATTTTATGGCTCTAACCTCTACCTGGCAATATATTGATAACAAGTACATGAGCTGTAAGGTAGATCATTTCTGTGGCTGATAACTGACGCTACCACTAAATACCTTGCTTGTGTGCTTGTGACTTGTGAGGACACCTGAATTCTCAAATTCAGGACAACAAGCAACTAAGAATATGATTGTGACTTGTGTGCTTGTGACTTGTGATTTGTAAGGACACCTGAATTTTTACGTTCAGGACAACAAGCAACTAAGAATATGCTTGTTTGTTCTGTGCAGTTTATACTACTGGTAACTTTCAGAAGTAGTATGACCTTGATGTTAGATTGTAGCTTAGCCAAACATTGGTTCGTATTCACCACAGACTTGGGATGAGCCATCTTTTTTTTTATGCTGATCAGATCTTATGCTGAAATTATGTGCAGCAGAGAAATAATGGTTAAATTGAATTGATTAGCTGCTGAGGCTAGTTGCAGATAGTAGGCTGTAGGCATCATTTGTTCATGCTTTTTAAGCAATGGTGACCCGTGGACACCAGAGGaatatttaaatcaagtttaaATTTTTAGATGAGCAAGTTTCTTAGGAGGAGAAAATGTTACTTATCTGCCCTAGGATAATTGATTTATACTAAAACTGAAGAAAACTGCACAATGTAAATGCTCGACAAGAAAAGAGTCGCCCCTCTGAGGTGAACTGTTTCTTGGCAACATTTAGTTCCATACGGCCCATTGTTCTGTACTCATCGAATCTGATAAAAAGATTTTTGTTATGTGAAGACACATTAGCCTTTCCTTTTTAAGCCCCTTGTTGGAGTTTAGCAGAAAAATGTGTCATTTTTTCTTTTGGAAAGGATCTTTGGTTTTCTTTGTGTCTTTTTACATGTCATACTAAGTAGTTTGAAAACTGTTGTATCTATATTATCATGTGTTTTTTTTCCCACAAAGAGGGTGGGGAGCATTTTGGGAACACTACTATACCTATCATATATATGCTCTTCATCAACAGAATCTGAATAATATCCCACGGTTTCACTTCCTGGGGTACTATAAAGTTCTTGGATGCAGGGGAAAAGTATGGAAACTCGTTTTATGTTTTTCTGGCACTACCTTTCTTCTAGAAACTTAGCCACTTGTGCACTTTACAGCCTAACAATCCACTTAGATGTCAAAGCGTGATTTCTTTTGTTGTAAATATCTAGAGTTGATGGATAATTGCTGTTTCTTTGAAGCTTAGTCAAATGCCATGGTTTTTTTTACACAGTAGATCTGACTGAGCTCATAAGTggtggtggtgtgtgtgtgttagggggggggggggggggggggggggagtgcaTTTTGGGAACACTTTACTATACCTGACATATATAtgctcttcatcatcaatcaacaTAACCATATCCCACAGTTTGACTTCCTGGTGTCATGTAATGTTCAAGCCGGATGCAGGGCAATGGTTTTACGTTTTTTCTAGTGCTACCTTTATTCAACAAACTTATCACTTTAAAACCTACCAGTCCACTGAGATGCGAAAGCATGGTTTCTTTTTTTGTTGTAAATATGTAGAAGATGGATGATTGCTGCTTGTTTGAAACATGGTCAGGTGCCATGGTTTTTACACAGTAGATCTGATTGAGCTCTTGATAGGTCAAGCATAATACATGTGAATACTTGCCCGAGGAAATAATTTGAGGTTAGATAAACAGCTATTGGTTCAGTTGGTTGTTTCTGAAACTAGAAATGTTTTTTTTTGGGAGATCAGGAGGGTTTGCCCCTTACTGCTAATAAACATAGACAAAAAAAGATAGCAGAATACAAAGCAGAGTTTAAGAAATG encodes:
- the LOC136472395 gene encoding protein mago nashi homolog 2-like, producing MAAAGGENSGAGEGEFYLRYYVGHKGKFGHEFLEFEFRPDGKLRYANNSNYKNDTMIRKEVFVSSSVLREARRIIQESDIMKEDDSNWPEPDRIGRQELEIVMGNEHISFTTSKIGSLVDVQSSKDPEGLRIFYYLVQDLKCFVFSLINLHFKIKPIQS